In Agelaius phoeniceus isolate bAgePho1 unplaced genomic scaffold, bAgePho1.hap1 Scaffold_115, whole genome shotgun sequence, a genomic segment contains:
- the LOC143693055 gene encoding olfactory receptor 14J1-like yields the protein MSNSSCIRHFLLLALADTRQLQLLHFCLLLGISLAALLGNGLIISAVACGHHLHTPMFFFLLNLALADLGSICTTVPKAMHNSLWDTSNISYTGCAAQLFFFVFCATSEYYLLTIMCYDRYVSICKPLHYGTLLGSRACAHMAAAAWASAFLTSLVLTANTFSLPLCHGNALGQFFCEIPQIVKLSCSHSKLRELGLIAVSVCLAFGCFVFIVFSYVQIFRAVLRIPSEQGRHKAFSTCLPHLAVVTLFISTASFAYLKPRSMSFPSLDLALSVLYSVVPPALNPLIYSLRNQELKAAVRRLMTGWFQKH from the coding sequence atgtccaacagcagctgcatcaggcacttcctgctgctggcattggcagacacgcggcagctgcagctcctgcacttctgcctcttgctgggcatctccctggctgccctcctgggcaacggcctcatcatcagcgccgtagcctgcggccaccacctgcacacgcccatgttcttcttcctgctcaacctggccctcgctgacctgggctccatctgcaccactgtccccaaagccatgcacaattccctctgggacaccagcaacatctcctacactggatgtgccgcacagctctttttctttgttttctgcgCTACATCAGAGTACtacctcctgaccatcatgtgctacgaccgctacgtgtccatctgcaaacccctgcactacgggaccctcctgggcagcagagcttgtgcccacatggcagcagctgcctgggccagtgcctttctcacttCTCTCGTGctcacagccaatacattttccctgcccctgtgccatggcaatgccctgggccagttcttctgtgaaatcccacagattgTGAaactctcctgctcacactccaagctcagggaacttgggctcatTGCTGTAAGTGTGTGTTTagcatttggctgttttgtgttcattgttttctcctatgtgcagatcttcagggctgtgctgaggatcccctctgagcagggacggcacaaagccttttccacctgcctccctcacctggctgtggtcaccCTATTTATTAGCACTGCCTCATTTGCCTATCTGAAGCCCCGCTCTATGTccttcccatccctggatctggccctgtcagttctatactcggtggtgcctccagccctaaaccccctcatctacagcctgaggaaccaggagctcaaggctgcagtgaggagactgatgactggatggtttcagaaacattaa